From Mobula birostris isolate sMobBir1 unplaced genomic scaffold, sMobBir1.hap1 scaffold_1333, whole genome shotgun sequence, the proteins below share one genomic window:
- the LOC140192421 gene encoding probable G-protein coupled receptor 25: protein MANVSDMYKDYYYYDYSGDNVSSFCPVAPGTGAFLSAAYSLIFALGLPANVLLLLLAAGVQARWKGGGPVVAPGPFVPALALADLTLVLPLPLWVDAWRQEGVWSFGGAACRAGAYLAAAGAHASVLLLALTSLERLLATARPGAHGRLRPRSQALLLALGVWATALLTAGPVLWRRGLEAWLGEERPTYFCTDASPPSPGLALAYWAWTFMLPLGLVLACNWEVGRRLSGGTLLRRRRGPSAETVVALVARWRGEAADCGLRWAQEVTAPLAVASAVANPAVYLLCAEWPRRALGGLLRRRGSTEAVGSLYTSSDTPG, encoded by the exons ATGGCCAACGTCAGCGACATGTACAAAGACTATTACTACTACGACTACAGTGGCGACAACGTGAGCAGTTTCTGCCCCGTGGCCCCAGGCACTGGGGCCTTCCTGTCCGCGGCCTACTCCCTCATCTTTGCCCTGGGCCTGCCGGCCAacgtgctgctgctgctgctggcggccggggttCAGGCCCGGTGGAAAGGTGGGGGCCCCGTGGTGGCCCCGGGGCCCTTCGTCCCGGCGCTGGCCCTGGCCGACCTGACCCTGGTGCTCCCCCTGCCGCTCTGGGTCGACGCCTGGCGGCAGGAGGGGGTCTGGAGCTTCGGCGGGGCGGCCTGCCGGGCCGGGGCCTACCTGGCGGCGGCCGGGGCCCACGCCAGCGTCCTCCTCCTGGCCCTGACCAGCCTGGAGCGCCTGCTGGCCACCGCCAGGCCCGGGGCCCACGGCCGCCTCAGGCCCCGCTCCCAGGCCCTCCTGCTGGCCCTGGGCGTCTGGGCCACCGCCCTGCTGACGGCCGGGCCCGTGCTGTGGCGCCGGGGCCTGGAGGCCTGGCTGGGCGAGGAGAGGCCCACCTACTTCTGCACCGACGCCAGCCCGCCCAGCCCGGGCCTGGCGCTGGCCTATTGGGCCTGGACCTTCATGCTGCCGCTGGGCCTGGTCCTGGCCTGCAACTGGGAGGTGGGCCGCCGGCTGAGTGGGGGGACCCTGCTGAGGCGTCGCCGGGGACCATCGGCTGAGACG GTGGTCGCGCTGGTGGCCCGCTGGCGGGGTGAGGCCGCAGACTGCGGCCTGCGCTGGGCCCAGGAGGTGACGGCGCCCCTGGCCGTGGCCAGTGCCGTGGCCAACCCCGCCGTCTACCTGCTGTGCGCCGAGTGGCCGCGCCGGGCGCTGGGCGGCCTGCTGAGGCGGCGGGGGTCAACCGAGGCCGTGGGgagcctctacacctcctccgaCACTCCGGGCTGA